In the genome of Yersinia enterocolitica, the window TACCCATTCAGCCACACTTCTGCCCATGCATGGGTCGCGACATGACTGGAGGATTCTGTATAAAGATAGCCGCTCACATAGCGTGCCGGAATATTTAAACTCCGGCAACAGGCGAGAAAGACGTGGGTGTGATCCTGACACACCCCTTGTTCGGCGGCAAAAGCTTGTGCTGCACTGTCCTGCACCGTGGTGGTGCCGGGGCTATAGGGCATTTTTGCCAGCAATTCTCCCATCATTTGCGTCAGGCAGTCTAATTGTGCATCGGCATGGGTAACCCCCTGACAATAACTTGAAGCAAACTGGCGAATGGCGGCATCCGGCTGAGTCAATGGGCTGTGGCGAAGAAAGACCAGTGGAGAGAGGTGGTCGCCGCTGTCATCTTCTACATTGTCCGCAATTTCTACCACGCCCTGAGCTTGAATGGTGATGGCCTGATGAGGTTTATCCAATGTGAGTACATGTAGCACATTACCAAAGGCATCCGTGGTACAAATGGCCTCTTCCGGTAAGGTCAGTTGCCAGGATAAAATGCGCTGGTGGGCCGAATCCTGTGGGG includes:
- a CDS encoding transglutaminase family protein; the encoded protein is MRLNVDHSTHYTYAQQVQHSTQYLRLTPQDSAHQRILSWQLTLPEEAICTTDAFGNVLHVLTLDKPHQAITIQAQGVVEIADNVEDDSGDHLSPLVFLRHSPLTQPDAAIRQFASSYCQGVTHADAQLDCLTQMMGELLAKMPYSPGTTTVQDSAAQAFAAEQGVCQDHTHVFLACCRSLNIPARYVSGYLYTESSSHVATHAWAEVWLNGYWQSFDVTNNTCQPNQHLKLAVGIDYLDACPVRGIRRGGGYEDMQTIAAVHMLSNPHRDMSQ